The genomic window GGACATAGTCCAGGGGCTACTGCTGGTCCTTCTGCCGCACCCATTGCTCCCGCGCCGCAGATCCCTGGCCCGATAGACGAGATGCCAGGCGATGGCCGCAAGGCGAAGCGGGAGTTGTCCCAGTCAAAGCGCGCAGCCCAAAACCGAGCCGCTCAAGTAAGTGGAACGAATCGCGAGCTGTAGATCCGCCGTACTAATTAGGTTTGTTCAGAGAGCTTTCCGACAGCGCAAGGAGGGAtacatcaagaagctcgagcaACAAGTTCGCGACTACATGGAGATGGAACAGTCCTTCAAAACTATGCAGTCAGAGAATTACGCCCTTCGCGAATATGTCATCCACCTGCAATCGCGACTGCTGGATGTTCACGGCGAATTCCCCCCACCTCCACCTAATGTCAACCTTCAACCGGCGCCACCAACTTCGGGACCCGCGCCGAGCGTTCCTGAGGCGGCACCTAGTAATCCTGCCGTGGGAACACCTCTCGAGGCCGTCGCGCAGGCCGTGGCCGGCCTTGCGGCTCAGGAGCAGATGGCTGAGCGACAACAGTACGCCGGTAATCAATTCAAGCCTGAAcccgccgccgaggacaCGCGGACAGCGGAGGAGATCAACAGACAACTACAACAACCTGAGGAGCCTGCACAACAACCCGCGGCTTGACCGCAAATGATATCCATCTGACTGTTGGAAGACGTTATTTTTATCACGGCGTTGAGGATGCGATTGTGGTGACCAATGTTATGTTATATAGGAGAGCGGCGTTTCGGCTCCTTTGATGCTATTACAACCAAGTCCCCCATGTACGGAGTTTCCGTACGGAGCCTACAAATCTCGCGGTAATGTTATCCGTGCCGTTTCTACCCTTTACTGGTCTTGAGGAATCTGCATGATTCCAACAGGATCGGGGTGCTCAccggctgggctggccgaGCTGATATTGGAACAAGTGGGAGGTGATTGCAGAAGGGCGTATTGTGTTTCTGTTTTCAAGACTTTCAGACAGTGCTTGCAATAAATCACCCAAGTTAGGGTTAAGCTGAGCCAGAGCTTTTGAAAGACATTGTTCCATGATTAACGCAACCTGAAGCTAATAAGTTGACAACCTGATCTACCGTACATGAACCAACCCGCTTTTGACTCCATGCCCTCATCAACACTGCCGAATCTACACGTACGAGTTGCCCATGTCGTGTTCCTAGGAGAGTCAGTGGTGATTCGGGTCGAGCTTGGTTGGTCAGACGTACCTTGATATATTCCGCCCCCTTTTCTTGATACTCCTCCCTTGAGATCTTGGCCGTCTTCCATGCTGAGCTTCCCGCCCAGCCAGCAGCGCCCTTCCAGGCATCCAGCAAGGCATCCTCAGCACGACGCACAGTCAGCGGGGCGTCAGCGGGCAAGAGGGCGCGCAGACCATCGCGCACGCGGTCATCAAAGTTGCGGAACAGGGTGTTGCCGCCAGTGAGGAAAACGTCACGGAGGAAGTCATCACGGTTGGGCACACCGCCGAGACGCTGGTTGAGGATGTCGCCGGCGATCTCGACGATGCCTGATTGGTCGACACCGGCGATGGAAGGGCGGAAGACGACCTCGGGGACACGGATACGCTCGACGTTGAGGTGGATCTGGTTGAGCTCGGCCTGAGAGGCAGGGTCGAAGGGGCGGGGACCGCGGGCGAAGGCGTGGAGGAGAGACTTGGACCAGTCGGACTGTGCCTCATGGGTGTGCTCATAGTCAAAGTCTGGATCATACCGGAGGAGGTCCTGCTCGAGGGACTTGAGGGTCGAGTGaaggtcctcctcctcctgctcgtCATCGCTGTTGTCACCCACAGCGATCTGACGATATACGCCCCAATCATCATCGTTGGCGCCAAAGTTATCATCGTCACCTCCGCGCCGTCGCTTCTTGGTCGGGTTGTCGGAGGCCAGGTTGGCGATGCTCTTCATGCGGATCTGCGACGCAAGGGA from Fusarium falciforme chromosome 2, complete sequence includes these protein-coding regions:
- a CDS encoding BZIP domain-containing protein → MLSQTLFPQSSSMQNSSANGASTQEQHLRAQLELLKNHDATSPSSAPPGARDLRNPPLQPAPARPSNGFDHLAAPQDAVRAIAAKGEAEAHIHPELRARPNHAPTANMMPIAPPSGHSPGATAGPSAAPIAPAPQIPGPIDEMPGDGRKAKRELSQSKRAAQNRAAQRAFRQRKEGYIKKLEQQVRDYMEMEQSFKTMQSENYALREYVIHLQSRLLDVHGEFPPPPPNVNLQPAPPTSGPAPSVPEAAPSNPAVGTPLEAVAQAVAGLAAQEQMAERQQYAGNQFKPEPAAEDTRTAEEINRQLQQPEEPAQQPAA